A stretch of the Planktothricoides raciborskii GIHE-MW2 genome encodes the following:
- a CDS encoding NB-ARC domain-containing protein, whose translation MDVNEVLAWADKLVFAKTGAHLNNLQQAILAEAWDSQKYQEIAEDYRCTEANVKRVAGGLWKLISDELGEKVNKKNFRATMERFFIYNSTVSNSNNKFLNNKFIGKSITVCGESWHSEEAAKKRSPTSTSSTSSSDQPEQCHDLTEAPYTFPFNNRTAEISQLKQWILSENTQIVTIFGWPGIGKSTLAKKLVEEIKDNFDYILWRQCNDSLNQTSLETHLIEFFCQNKDSKDSKDSKQRSRSSILDYLRLSRCLIILDDFQESFTPGELAGTYRPELENYGKFLKEMARSPHNSCVLLLSWEKPTEIATLEGQKCPCRSLQLGGLGELATEILAEKELKDRHKWSQLIQLYGGNPSWLNITAATIDDLFNGSVDRFLSYPSLFLGDLEPILDEYYQRLSPSEKMVILWLANQEAADMFQKPAEFTLSDADFLKAVQSLRKRGLLEKISDNNGASLFAVPALIKNYVKNR comes from the coding sequence ATGGATGTTAACGAAGTCCTCGCATGGGCTGATAAATTAGTATTTGCCAAAACTGGAGCACACTTAAATAATTTGCAACAAGCAATATTAGCAGAGGCGTGGGATAGCCAAAAATATCAAGAAATCGCGGAGGATTATCGCTGTACTGAAGCGAATGTCAAAAGAGTTGCGGGCGGTTTATGGAAACTGATATCAGATGAGTTAGGCGAAAAAGTAAATAAAAAAAACTTCCGCGCTACAATGGAACGTTTTTTTATTTATAATTCAACTGTTAGTAATAGTAATAATAAGTTTCTAAATAATAAATTTATCGGAAAAAGCATCACTGTGTGTGGAGAAAGTTGGCACTCGGAAGAAGCAGCAAAAAAGCGATCGCCCACTTCTACTTCTTCCACCTCTTCCAGCGACCAACCAGAACAATGCCATGATTTAACCGAAGCGCCCTACACTTTTCCTTTCAATAATCGCACGGCAGAAATCAGCCAGTTAAAACAGTGGATATTGTCAGAAAATACCCAAATAGTGACTATCTTTGGTTGGCCGGGAATTGGCAAAAGTACCCTAGCCAAAAAACTGGTAGAAGAAATTAAAGATAATTTTGACTATATCCTCTGGCGTCAATGTAATGATAGCCTAAATCAGACATCTCTAGAAACCCATTTAATAGAGTTTTTCTGCCAAAATAAAGATAGTAAAGATAGTAAAGATAGTAAACAGCGATCGCGCAGTTCTATCCTGGACTATCTGCGTTTAAGTCGTTGCCTAATTATTCTTGACGACTTCCAAGAAAGCTTTACCCCTGGGGAATTAGCGGGAACTTACCGACCGGAATTAGAAAATTATGGCAAATTCTTAAAAGAAATGGCGCGATCGCCCCACAACAGTTGTGTCCTATTGCTGAGTTGGGAAAAGCCCACAGAAATTGCCACCTTAGAAGGACAAAAATGCCCCTGCCGCAGCCTACAACTGGGCGGTTTGGGAGAATTAGCGACGGAAATATTAGCGGAAAAAGAGCTAAAGGATCGGCATAAATGGTCGCAACTAATCCAACTTTATGGGGGCAACCCGTCCTGGTTAAATATCACTGCTGCTACCATTGACGACTTATTTAATGGCAGCGTCGATCGCTTCTTATCCTATCCCAGTTTATTTCTGGGAGACTTAGAACCCATCTTAGACGAATATTATCAACGCTTATCTCCATCGGAGAAAATGGTAATTCTTTGGTTAGCCAATCAAGAGGCAGCGGATATGTTCCAGAAACCGGCGGAATTCACTTTATCAGATGCGGACTTTTTGAAGGCGGTACAGTCTTTAAGAAAGCGGGGTTTACTGGAAAAAATTAGCGATAATAATGGAGCGTCCCTTTTCGCCGTTCCTGCTTTAATTAAAAACTATGTAAAAAATCGCTAA
- the alaS gene encoding alanine--tRNA ligase: MSSQLKFLSGSDIRQKFLDFYAQNGHQILPSASLVPEDPTVLLTIAGMLPFKPIFLGQRDRDFPRATTSQKCVRTNDIENVGRTARHHTFFEMLGNFSFGDYFKKEAIAWGWQISTEVFGLPPERLVVSVFREDDEAFAIWRDQIGIPAHRIMRMGEADNFWASGPTGPCGPCSEIYYDFHPERGDENIDLEDDTRFIEFYNLVFMEYNRDSDGNLTPLKNKNIDTGMGLERMAQILQQVPNNYETDLIFPIIQTAANIAGIDYAQSDEKTKTSLKVIGDHVRSVVHLIADGITASNIGRGYILRRLIRRVVRHGRLIGIAGEFTTQVAETAIALSEAVYANVRERETQIKAELQREESRFLETLERGEKLLGEILAKQPQQISGKDAFTLYDTFGFPLELTQEIAEEQGLTVDIAGFEAEMEEQRKRSQDAHETIDLTVQGSLDQLAEHIHATEFLGYTEPKSIAKIEALLVAGKPVDSASAGAEVQVILDQTPFYAESGGQIGDRGYLTGDDLVIRIEDVQKESAMFVHFGKVERGILKVGETVTAQIDRACRRRAQANHTATHLLQAALKKIVDDSISQAGSLVAFDRLRFDFNCPRPVTADELQQIEDLINTWIAEAHDTQVDVMPIAEAKARGAVAMFGEKYGAEVRVIDVPGVSMELCGGTHVNNTAEIGLFKIVAETGIASGVRRIEAVAGPAVLEYLNVRDRVVRDLSDRFKVKPEEICDRITGLQSELKATQKQLDGVKAELAIAKSDQLIAQAETVGEFKILVANLGEGVDPDALKTAAERLQNKLGNSAVFLASVSSPDKVSLVAAFSPEVNKKGLQAGKFIGGIAKLCGGGGGGRPNLAQAGGRDASKLSEALETAKNQLVAGLK, encoded by the coding sequence ATGTCTTCTCAGCTTAAATTCCTCTCTGGTAGCGATATCCGGCAAAAATTCCTCGATTTTTATGCCCAAAACGGCCATCAAATATTGCCGAGTGCTTCCCTGGTGCCCGAAGATCCCACGGTCTTGTTAACGATCGCCGGGATGTTGCCGTTTAAACCCATTTTCCTGGGACAGCGCGATCGCGACTTTCCCCGCGCTACCACTTCCCAAAAGTGCGTGCGAACTAACGATATTGAAAATGTCGGACGTACCGCTAGACACCATACCTTTTTTGAAATGCTGGGTAATTTCAGCTTTGGGGACTATTTCAAAAAAGAAGCGATCGCCTGGGGTTGGCAAATTTCCACGGAAGTTTTTGGCTTGCCCCCAGAACGCTTAGTGGTCAGTGTTTTCCGAGAAGATGACGAAGCTTTTGCGATTTGGCGCGATCAAATCGGTATTCCTGCCCATCGGATTATGCGAATGGGAGAAGCCGATAACTTTTGGGCGTCGGGTCCGACCGGTCCTTGTGGCCCTTGTTCGGAAATTTATTATGATTTTCACCCGGAACGGGGCGACGAAAATATTGACTTAGAAGACGATACCCGGTTTATCGAATTCTATAATTTAGTGTTTATGGAATATAACCGGGATAGTGACGGCAACCTCACTCCGTTAAAAAATAAGAATATTGACACGGGGATGGGTTTGGAACGAATGGCCCAAATTCTCCAACAAGTGCCAAATAATTATGAAACTGACCTGATTTTTCCGATTATTCAAACAGCGGCAAATATTGCGGGAATTGATTACGCCCAAAGTGACGAAAAAACCAAAACATCCTTAAAGGTGATTGGCGATCATGTGCGGTCAGTAGTTCACCTAATTGCCGATGGTATTACCGCGTCTAATATTGGTCGGGGTTATATTTTACGGCGGTTAATTCGTCGGGTGGTGCGTCATGGTCGGTTGATTGGTATTGCTGGGGAATTTACTACCCAAGTCGCCGAAACTGCGATCGCTCTTTCCGAGGCAGTTTATGCCAATGTGCGGGAACGGGAAACCCAAATTAAAGCGGAATTACAACGGGAAGAGTCTCGCTTCTTGGAAACCTTAGAACGGGGCGAAAAACTATTAGGAGAAATTCTGGCCAAACAGCCGCAACAAATTTCCGGTAAAGATGCGTTTACTCTCTACGATACATTCGGTTTCCCCTTAGAACTGACCCAAGAAATTGCGGAAGAACAAGGTTTAACCGTTGATATTGCCGGTTTTGAAGCGGAAATGGAGGAACAACGGAAGCGATCGCAAGATGCCCATGAAACCATTGACCTCACCGTTCAAGGCAGTTTAGATCAGTTGGCAGAACATATTCATGCCACGGAATTCTTAGGTTATACCGAACCCAAATCAATCGCCAAAATTGAGGCTTTATTAGTAGCAGGTAAACCCGTTGATTCTGCCTCTGCAGGTGCAGAAGTTCAGGTAATTTTAGATCAAACTCCTTTCTATGCGGAGTCAGGGGGACAAATCGGCGATCGCGGCTATTTAACCGGCGATGATTTGGTCATTCGCATTGAAGATGTGCAAAAAGAATCCGCCATGTTCGTGCATTTTGGCAAAGTCGAACGGGGCATATTAAAAGTAGGAGAAACCGTCACCGCGCAAATTGATCGCGCTTGTCGGCGTCGGGCGCAAGCTAATCATACCGCCACCCATTTGTTGCAAGCGGCTTTGAAGAAAATTGTCGATGATTCTATTTCTCAAGCGGGGTCTTTAGTGGCATTCGATCGCCTGCGATTTGACTTTAATTGTCCCCGTCCTGTCACCGCTGATGAATTGCAACAAATTGAAGATTTAATCAATACTTGGATTGCCGAAGCCCACGATACTCAGGTGGACGTAATGCCCATTGCGGAAGCCAAAGCACGCGGGGCTGTAGCCATGTTTGGGGAAAAATATGGGGCGGAAGTTCGAGTAATAGATGTTCCTGGGGTTTCGATGGAACTTTGCGGCGGTACTCATGTGAATAATACTGCCGAAATTGGCCTATTTAAAATAGTAGCAGAAACGGGCATTGCTTCCGGTGTCCGGCGCATTGAAGCGGTGGCAGGTCCCGCAGTTTTAGAGTATCTCAATGTGCGCGATCGTGTGGTGCGGGATTTAAGCGATCGCTTTAAAGTGAAGCCCGAAGAAATCTGCGATCGCATTACCGGGTTACAGTCAGAATTAAAAGCCACCCAAAAACAATTAGATGGGGTAAAAGCGGAATTAGCGATCGCCAAATCTGACCAACTAATTGCCCAAGCGGAAACCGTGGGTGAGTTCAAAATATTGGTCGCAAATTTAGGAGAAGGAGTCGATCCTGATGCCCTGAAAACAGCGGCGGAACGGCTACAAAATAAACTCGGTAATAGTGCGGTATTCCTCGCTTCTGTATCCAGTCCAGACAAAGTTTCTTTAGTCGCAGCCTTCAGTCCAGAAGTGAATAAAAAAGGCTTACAAGCGGGTAAATTTATCGGCGGCATAGCGAAACTTTGCGGTGGTGGTGGGGGCGGTCGTCCCAACCTTGCCCAAGCGGGGGGACGAGATGCCAGTAAGTTATCTGAAGCCTTAGAAACGGCGAAAAATCAGTTAGTTGCTGGGTTGAAATAA